From a region of the Colias croceus chromosome 14, ilColCroc2.1 genome:
- the LOC123697474 gene encoding beta-1,4-galactosyltransferase 1-like, translated as MYHFNKKKILFCCTVVGLLLLFFHSNNVSRKKYDYIMKENIISSLHVGTSENYTSTAYVECEYYDVIYDETSLPVSLVDADLEEIHKIKEGGEYAPSECKPKYSTAIIVPYRDRAEQLRGFLVYMHSFLHHQHIHYRIYVIEQVDTHPFNRAKLLNIGALAAMQAGYPCLIFHDVDLLPVKISNIYACLNAPRHMSSNINSFRFALPYLNIFGGAISILSNQYKKINGMNNNFYATSGDNDDLYSRIEASNLKLCRFDPTTSEYYMTTHNSEFEIEQKKSKLTFSKKSMLENGLNSIEYTEVATVLHPLFTHIMVDL; from the exons aTGTATCATTTcaacaaaaagaaaattttgttttgttgcaCTGTAGTgggattattattattattctttcatTCCAACAATGTTTCAaggaaaaaatatgattatattatgaaggaAAATATCATAAGTAGTCTCCATGTAGGAACCTCCGAAAATTATACAAGCACAGCATACGTAGAATGTgaatattatgatgttattTACGATGAAACATCCTTACCTGTAAGTTTGGTTGATGCGGATTTAGAAGAAATTCACAAAATTAAAGAAGGAGGAGAATATGCTCCATCTGAGTGTAAACCGAAATATAGCACTGCTATTATAGTACCATATAG AGATAGAGCTGAACAATTGAGAGGGTTTTTAGTTTACATGCACTCATTTCTGCACCATCAACATATACATTACCGTATATATGTTATAGAGCAAGTTGACACTCATCCATTTAACAGAGCAAAATTGTTGAATATTGGTGCATTAGCTGCTATGCAGGCGGGATATCCTTGCCTTATATTTCATGATGTGGATTTGTTGCCTGTAAAGATTTCTAATATTTATGCATGTCTCAATGCACCAAGGCACATGTCATCGAATATAAACAGCTTCAG atTTGCACTGccatacttaaatatatttggtGGTGCCATATCCATATTATCAAAccaatataagaaaataaatggaatgaataacaatttttatgcCACTAGTGGTGATAATGATGATTTATATTCTAGAATTGAGGCCTCTAATTTAAAGTTATGTAGGTTTGATCCTACCACAAGCGAATATTATATGACAACACATAACTCAGAATTTGAAAT TGAACAGAAAAAAAGCAAGCTTACTTTTTCTAAGAAGAGCATGTTAGAGAATGGATTGAATTCAATTGAGTATACAGAAGTGGCGACAGTACTCCATCCATTATTTACTCATATCATGGTTGACTTGTAG
- the LOC123697475 gene encoding motile sperm domain-containing protein 1-like produces the protein MKNFPVFVFPVSLEFYLNARHTHKQLLTVYNPYDFSVNFKVLCTSPNKFTVIDPEGVIAPQSCIDIVVRYTQPSVSHCNTIEKFRITMYDKNTQQALGKRDIPTKLIDGEPLSINQESLGDNFHPLTTRPAPIRPSEEHSKGTCNHPSHREHQPINIVAVAVSICCIAALLLPTQPEQVVKSQWPEWLHIGSNLKLVFSFVLGLVSMLVLRP, from the exons ATGAAAAACTTTCCAGTGTTTGTATTTCCTGTTtcattagaattttatttaaacgcTAGGCATACACACAAGCAACTACTTACTGTGTATAACCCATACGATTTTTCTGTGAATTTCAAAG taCTATGTACTTCACCAAACAAATTTACTGTTATCGATCCAGAAGGAGTGATTGCTCCTCAAAGTTGTATCGATATAGTTGTGCGATATACGCAGCCTTCAGTTTCGCATTGCAATACAATAGAGAAGTTTAGGATAACAATGTATGACAAAAACACGCAACAg GCACTGGGTAAACGAGATATTCCTACAAAATTGATAGACGGTGAACCATTAAGTATTAATCAAGAAAGCCTTGGAGACAATTTTCATCCATTAACTACTAGGCCAGCCCCAATTAGGCCATCAGAAGAGCATTCAAAAGGGACATGCAATCATCCATCCCATAG AGAACATCAACCAATAAACATAGTAGCGGTTGCAGTTAGTATATGTTGCATAGCAGCTTTGCTTCTGCCCACTCAACCTGAACAAGTAGTAAAATCACAGTGGCCTGAATGGCTTCACATTGGGTCAAACCTCAAATTAGTATTCTCCTTTGTACTTGGATTGGTCAGTATGCTGGTGTTACGGCCTTAG
- the LOC123697472 gene encoding GATOR complex protein NPRL3, with protein MEVNPLNIFFVKSDSKGDRLLFRYPYTTENKDESKQKKCGRHNPYAINSTEDLLQNPQSQTSNICKGQLSGFTDEMLSTLFAVKAELCNRKFELKVNDVRFVGHPTLLHDTAAMILINIVFALQASASHSIVKCYYDLSKRLGKALRHEEKRCSYLTEEMKIMLAAHDEVSALDSEINGENDEYESNSRHSISSTTQGTENGSEPMPKNAFHLILQRSSLAKSMKSVFEELSNTGIVQVRINKWVLLSFCLPHKAHQIHNRGLSVEPETIDKCVLKLRPYHGILLMVNPNDLLQSIPLDGSPALLRLIKLYSPLKSLQTLAIEADLTLTQAFQLTGHLVYWAKATVIYPLCEGNVYVVSPAANIHIHSPLVEEFAKEFPGLCLLQMLSEFSLPAPLWYVSRSGAWGARGGGRLARLVAWLLQRRLLLQLHTYVQFNSPHWPRHRQNNPQALDGKEYYCEKHDTYYQSNSISFSSLNQLQLNVPEPVETRETIKSFPDSNKDYPTQNNLNQTDFSHTKPIVIESDHTKYDKFNEIDSANHSFDDGVDVVDGIIKTDMNGDCDKEKPQKKQANSVDSGISNNINGNGMNGDHINEHSDVDHSKEEKSLTSRLSDLSLKDGLRDTSSDEDRFESDADVSPRQKYHGISNGVDKKNGVSLNLKLQSEMSFQSPTVWTAPLGCDAVDACRLPNDPPTTESLLDTFTAEERAVLAKIPAAENPDDLLLLAQLHKKGYFRGEQHLEEIMFMENVTRSQLMQLLDKFKDVLITFETEDPAVAMLYPY; from the exons ATGGAAGTTAATccattgaatatatttttcgtaAAGTCGGATAGCAAAGGAGATAGATTACTATTTCGATATCCATATACAACAGAAAACAAAGATGAAAGTAAACAGAAGAAATGTGGTCGTCACAACCCATACGCTATCAACTCTACCGAAGATTTATTGCAAAATCCTCAATCTCAAACTTCTAATATTTGCAAAG GCCAACTGAGTGGATTTACTGATGAAATGTTATCAACATTATTTGCTGTGAAAGCAGAGCTTTGCAACAGAAAGTTTGAGCTCAAAGTGAATGATGTCAGATTTGTGGGCCATCCAACGTTGCTCCATGACACTGCAGCTATGATACTCATTAATATTGTGTTTGCTTTACAAGCGTCGGCAAGCCATTCAATAG TTAAATGTTACTATGATTTGAGTAAAAGGCTAGGAAAAGCACTAAGGCACGAAGAAAAAAGATGTTCCTATTTGACTGAAGAAATGAAAATCATG TTAGCAGCACATGATGAAGTATCAGCACTAGATAGTGAAATAAATGGAGAGAATGATGAATATGAAAGCAATTCGCGTCACTCCATCAGTTCGACAACACAAGGCACTGAAAATGGTTCCGAACCAATGCCCAAGAACGCATTTCATTTGATATTACAAAGAAGCTCTCTGGCTAAATCTATGAAGTCTGTGTTTGAAGAATTAAGTAATACAG GTATAGTTCAagttagaataaataaatgggtGCTTCTCTCATTTTGTTTACCGCACAAAGCTCATCAGATTCATAACAGAGGCCTCTCTGTAGAACCAGAAACAATAGACAAATGTGTTCTTaagttgagaccttaccatgGAATATTGCTTATG gtAAATCCAAATGATTTATTACAATCAATACCTTTAGATGGAAGTCCCGCGCTGCTCCGtctaataaaattgtacagCCCATTAAAGAGCTTACAAACATTGGCTATTGAAGCTGACTTAACATTAACACAG GCATTTCAGTTAACTGGTCATCTTGTATATTGGGCGAAAGCTACAGTTATATATCCATTATGTGAAGGCAATGTGTATGTTGTGTCGCCGGCGgctaatatacatatacattcaCCTCTTGTGGAGGAGTTTGCAAAGGAATTCCCTGGATTATGTTTATTACAG ATGCTGAGCGAGTTCTCGCTCCCCGCGCCGCTGTGGTACGTGTCGCGCAGCGGGGCGTGGGGCGCGCGGGGCGGGGGGCGGCTCGCGCGCCTCGTGGCGTGGCTGCTGCAGCGCCGCCTGCTGCTGCAGCTGCACACCTACGTGCAGTTCAACTCGCCGCACTGGCCGCGCCACCGCCAGAACAACCCGCAGGCGCTAG ATGGAAAAGAATATTACTGTGAAAAACACGACACGTATTATCAATCAAACAGCATATCGTTTTCATCACTTAACCAACTGCAGTTGAATGTCCCCGAGCCGGTTGAGACTCGGGAAACTATCAAGTCATTCCCTGACTCGAATAAAGACTATCCCACACAAAACAACCTGAACCAAACTGATTTCTCGCACACGAAGCCCATTGTCATAGAATCTGACCACACAAAATACGATAAATTCAATGAAATCGATTCCGCCAATCATTCATTCGACGACGGAGTTGATGTTGTAGATGGCATTATTAAAACCGATATGAATGGTGATTGCGACAAGGAAAAACCACAAAAGAAGCAAGCGAATTCAGTTGACAGTGGAATTtcgaataatataaatggcaATGGCATGAATGGTGATCACATAAATGAGCATTCAGATGTAGATCATAGTAAAGAGGAAAAATCACTAACTTCAAGATTATCGGATTTATCTCTTAAGGATGGTCTGAGAGACACAAGTAGTGATGAAGATCGATTCGAAAGTGATGCTGATGTGTCGCCGAGACAAAAATATCACGGCATAAGTAATGGTGTGGACAAGAAGAATGGTGTGTCGCTGAATTTGAAGTTACAAAGTGAAATGAG ttttcAGTCACCAACAGTATGGACGGCGCCGCTCGGCTGCGACGCAGTGGACGCGTGTCGCTTACCCAACGATCCACCGACAACTGAATCTCTTCTCGATACATTCACTGCGGAAGAAAGAGCCGTGCTCGCTAAAATACCCGCAGCTGAAAACCCCGATGATTTATTGTTACTCGcacaattacataaaaaag gttACTTCCGTGGTGAACAGCACCTAGAAGAAATAATGTTCATGGAGAATGTCACTCGGTCACAACTAATGCAGCTACTAGACAAATTTAAAGATGTCCTCATAACGTTTGAGACAGAGGACCCCGCCGTTGCCATGTTATATCCGTATTAG
- the LOC123697476 gene encoding ankyrin repeat and SOCS box protein 3-like has translation MDFSSCNPASTNSLNIAARKNDVQTVKRLLGKINPNCVDNRGWTCLHEAAASDSYESLELILKHPDTRPLAETHEGHTALYLACRHRSSIKVIKALLDHLPDMVNYGSTENVTPLHICCAQGRIEIVQLLIEYNAMLDVQDFDGDTPLHDAALGTEHEAVAVLLHAGADPEIRNDANYTPFHLACYKGCFQTIKNLLPFVTDINQITVHGDTPLIFATQGFNDEVISFLLEQGADPNIKNVDGELALTQALNLGYTSIFKILLEVTDIDVIDYNIILRACKPHYFKLEILESLLKHNLGPEFFNISDQFLVTLEKIGNLRPTYAVNAPLNSYLNICEYIFKNSPEKFEEFFHLFLKRGLLVDAYNIHECPPLVYIHYCMHSACFEDVFRLFRQYGCNVDYCSAAKCIDKEKCVPDAFIASLTSDPNTLPIMLPHSLYCEPAYLLTFAHESGVLGRIPQSVQNHLLAMIGILSEGATSETLPFIVLPLKHLCRVKIRSCLRKSKTVFTTEKFFDVLNKIELPQLIKNYLRCA, from the exons atGGATTTTAGTTCATGCAATCCCGCATCCACCAATTCATTAAATATCGCTGCTAGAAAGAACGATGTTCAAACTGTAAAACGGTTACTTGGGAAGATAAATCCGAATTGTGTTGATAATAGAGGATGGACTTGTCTTCATGAAGCAGCTGCTAGTGATAGTTACGAAAGTTTAGAGTTAATTTTAAAGCATCCAGATACACGTCCGCTAGCTGAAACACACGAAGGGCACACTGCTCTCTATCTGGCATGTCGTCATCGTAGTTCTATTAAAGTAATCAAAGCTCTGCTTGATCATTTGCCTGACATGGTTAATTATGGTAGTACGGAAAATGTAACTCCTCTCCATATTTGTTGCGCCCAAGGTAGGATCGAAATTGTCCAGCttctaattgaatataatgCAATGTTAGATGTACAAGATTTTGATGGTGATACTCCACTGCATGATGCGGCTTTAGGCACTGAACATGAAGCTGTTGCAGTATTACTACATGCTGGAGCTGATCCAGAAATCAGAAATGATGCTAATTACACTCCATTCCATCTGGCATGTTATAAGGGCTGTTTccaaactataaaaaatttattaccattTGTAACTGACATAAATCAAATAACAGTTCATGGTGATACTCCTTTAATTTTTGCTACACAAGGATTTAATGATGAagtaatatcatttttattggAACAAGGTGCAGATCCTAATATCAAAAATGTGGATGGAGAACTTGCCTTAACTCAAGCTTTAAATTTGGGATACACCAGTATATTCAAGATTTTATTAGAAGTTACTGATATAGATgttattgattataatattatattaagagcCTGTAAACCTCATTACtttaaattagaaatattGGAGAGCCTCCTGAAACACAATCTAGGTCCAGaattctttaatatttctgaCCAGTTTCTTGTGACTTTAGAAAAAATTGGAAATTTGAGACCTACTTATGCTGTAAATGCGCCATTGAATTCTTACTTGAATATTTgtgagtatatttttaagaactCTCCAGAGAAGTTTGAAGAAttctttcatttatttttgaagagaGGGCTTTTGGTTGATGcatacaatatacatgaaTGTCCACCCTTGGTTTACATACATTATTGCATGCATTCAGCTTGCTTTGAAGAT GTTTTTAGGCTATTCAGGCAGTATGGTTGTAATGTTGACTATTGCAGTGCTGCAAAGTGTATTGATAAAGAGAAGTGTGTGCCTGATGCATTTATTGCCTCTTTGACATCAGACCCAAATACATTACCAATAATGTTACCGCACAGTTTATATTGTGAACCcgcatatttattaacatttgcACATGAAAGTGGTGTTTTGGGGAGAATACCACAAAGT GTGCAGAATCATCTACTGGCAATGATTGGTATTTTGAGTGAAGGAGCAACATCAGAAACTTTGCCATTTATAGTTCTacctttaaaacatttatgcAGGGTAAAAATCAGATCATGTTTAAGGAAAAGTAAAACTGTCTTCACCACAGAAAAGTTCTttgatgttttaaataaaattgaattacctcaattaataaagaactatTTGCGATGTGCTTga
- the LOC123697477 gene encoding bromodomain-containing protein 4-like: MAFIVEKENNFVIDTPDGEDDSLSNIIEPVRRYNRESGLDTSWDQSIYVSFQDSKDCENNKTPPFVTIIMPDVSSEGSRTNSSTQTETTVQDDIMDINLSFNKDYNEYDPEESTSTENTARSKRFRQETHDEHRNLRPCKKIKSIESNTSSASDLTEPKIHGTSSSSNRLCSESEASFKSVNSNYSFKTRKRRRKSDTSLFKDAIFRARKHVINYSANNTPAGTPRREKVLRRSNRTRVWRIMELCSWIGKKSVQSITGLYADMLREPITEKENKENAIAAEVEELKRYIQEMAQTQATLAKENKCMQEQMKRMMGKIEELEGKLSSQETQPQKPSCPPPPPPPPPPPPPPPPPPQNSKLPVRANTLPRCGSAPPRIPGPRLTITPEDIANVKLRKTKNNPVRAKPTQKESKQPLVTQHLLETTRARLGRNKPVAASTPKQQLSELEKCLLQETSVTSLYRRRVTRGTFRSAEELRARPYPAARCGRSPRSPRTTSLTRTVQISPLKFPLLCPNKD, translated from the exons ATGGCATTTATtgttgaaaaagaaaataacttCGTCATAGATACTCCGGATGGAGAAGATGATTCCCTATCTAACATTATAGAACCTGTTCGAAGATATAACAGAGAAAGTGGATTAGATACATCTTGGGATCAGagtatttacgtttcatttcaAGACTCAAAGGATTgtgaaaataacaaaacaccGCCATTCGTAACCATAATTATGCCTGACGTAAGTTCTGAAGGAAGCAGGACGAATAGTTCTACACAGACTGAAACAACTGTACAAGATGACATTATggatataaatttatcttttaataaagattataatgAATATGACCCGGAGGAATCGACGTCCACCGAGAATACAGCTAGGTCTAAGAGATTTAGACAAGAGACTCATGACGAACACAGGAATTTGCGCCCGTGCAAAAAGATTAAATCAATCGAGTCCAATACATCAAGCGCGTCAGATCTTACAGAACCAAAAATACATGGAACATCAAGTTCGTCAAATCGTCTCTGTTCAGAATCAGAAGCTTCATTTAAATCGGTTAATAGCAATTATTCATTTAAGACCCGAAAAAGACGAAGAAAATCAGATACCAGTTTATTTAAAGACGCGATTTTTCGGGCTCGAAaacatgttataaattattctgCCAATAATACCCCAg CTGGTACTCCTAGGAGAGAGAAGGTTCTGCGACGAAGTAACCGTACGCGCGTTTGGCGAATAATGGAATTATGTTCATGGATCGGAAAAAAG AGCGTACAGTCTATTACTGGCTTGTACGCGGACATGTTAAGGGAACCAATAACTGAAAAGGAGAATAAAGAAAATGCTATCGCAGCAGAAGTGGAGgaattaaaaagatatataCAAGAGATGGCTCAGACGCAGGCAACGTTGGCCAAAGAGAACAAGTGTATGCAAGAGCAGATGAAGAGAATGATGGGGAAGATTGAGGAACTCGAGGGTAAGCTCAG TTCTCAAGAGACCCAACCGCAGAAGCCATCCTGTCCCCCACCACCTCCTCCCCCGCCTCCCCCTCCCCCTCCGCCTCCTCCACCCCCGCAGAACTCTAAACTACCGGTACGGGCGAATACGCTGCCCAGATGCGGATCAGCTCCACCGCGTATACCGGGCCCGAGGCTCACCATTACACCGGAGGATATTGCGAACGTGAAATTGAGAAAAACAAAG AATAATCCTGTTCGAGCTAAACCAACACAAAAGGAATCAAAACAGCCGTTGGTGACGCAACATTTACTCGAGACGACACGAGCAAGACTCGGTAGAAATAAACCCGTCGCAGCTTCTACTCCAAAGCAGCAGCTTTCTGAATTAGAAAA ATGCCTCCTACAGGAGACATCAGTCACATCTCTATACCGGCGGCGAGTGACGCGCGGCACGTTCCGCAGCGCGGAGGAGCTGCGCGCGCGGCCCTACCCCGCCGCGCGGTGCGGCCGCTCGCCGCGATCCCCACGCACCACTTCGCTCACGCGCACCGTGCAAATATCGCCGCTCAAGTTTCCCCTGCTGTGCCCTAATAAAGATTAA
- the LOC123697478 gene encoding xaa-Pro dipeptidase translates to MEAYWSMGPGTLDVPMSLFAKNRQRLAEKLEDGQVVVLQGGDDISHYDTDIQYVFRQEAYFTWVCGVKEPGCYFALDVKTKKAHLFVPRLPDEYEVWMGKLLNCEQIRKIYAIDEVHYVDELRDILKSMNPDKLLTLSGPNTDSGLTASEAVFEGIDEFTVDNETLFPIIAELRVIKTPEEIEVMRYVCKVSSDAHKQVMLYAKPGLKEYQCESVFLDHCYRIGGCRHVSYTCICGSGVNAATLHYGHAAAPNSKIIEDGDLCLFDMGGNYAGYAADITCTFPANGKFTEEQKLVYEAVLEARDAVVREAKPGVLWTDMHLTANRSMLQHLRDGGLLVGDVEDMIKHGVNAILQPHGLGHLIGLDVHDVGGYLAHCPPRPAGPLARLRTARVLQAGMLLTIEPGCYFIDKLLDRAQSSPEQARFFNWDKVNKYRGTGGVRIEDDVLITEDGVENLTFVPRTVAEIEEHMANGANFKQI, encoded by the exons ATGGAGGCTTATTGGTCCATGGGTCCAGGCACTTTAGATGTGCCTATGTCATTGTTTGCTAAAAACAGACAAAGACTGGCAGAGAAATTAGAAGATGGACAAGTGGTTGTGTTGCAAGGTGGAGATGACATTAGTCATTATGATACGGATATACAATATGTATTTAGGCAG GAAGCCTATTTCACCTGGGTATGTGGAGTCAAAGAGCCTGGGTGCTATTTTGCTCTAGATGTGAAAACTAAAAAGGCCCATCTTTTCGTTCCTCGCCTGCCAGATGAATATGAAGTGTGGATGGggaaattgttaaattgtGAACAAATCAGAAAAATTTATGCCATCGATGAAGTTCATTATGTTGATGAG ctAAGGGATATTCTCAAATCGATGAACCCTGATAAATTACTCACTctt aGTGGTCCAAATACAGATAGTGGTTTGACAGCAAGTGAAGCAGTTTTCGAAGGCATTGATGA GTTTACAGTTGATAATGAAACTCTCTTCCCAATAATAGCTGaatt GAGAGTGATCAAAACACCAGAAGAAATTGAAGTTATGCGTTATGTGTGCAAAGTTTCTTCTGATGCTCACAAACAG GTGATGCTCTACGCCAAACCAGGTTTAAAGGAGTACCAATGCGAGTCAGTTTTCTTAGACCATTGCTACCGTATTGGCGGGTGTCGTCATGTTTCATACACTTGTATCTGTGGCTCGGGAGTTAACGCAGCAACTCTGCACTATGGTCACGCAGCAGCGCCCAACAGCAAGATTATAGAGGATGGTGATCTATG tttgtTTGATATGGGTGGCAACTATGCGGGCTACGCCGCAGACATTACATGTACATTCCCAGCTAATGGCAAATTCACTGAAGAACAAAAACTCGTCTATGAAGCAGTACTTGAAGCTCGTGACGCCGTAGTCAG GGAAGCAAAGCCTGGTGTGCTATGGACCGATATGCATTTGACGGCTAACCGGAGTATGCTACAACATTTGAGAGATGGTGGCTTGCTGGTTGGTGACGTTGAGGATATGATAAAG CACGGCGTGAACGCGATCCTCCAGCCTCACGGGCTCGGTCACCTGATTGGCTTGGACGTGCACGACGTGGGCGGGTACCTGGCGCACTGCCCGCCGCGCCCGGCCGGCCCGCTCGCGCGCTTGCGGACCGCGAGGGTGCTGCAGGCCGGCATGCTGCTCACTATCGAGCCGGGCTGCTACTTCATCGATAAG CTCTTAGATAGAGCGCAGTCCAGCCCCGAACAAGCGAGATTCTTTAACTGGGACAAAGTGAACAAGTACCGCGGCACGGGCGGCGTGCGTATCGAAGACGACGTTCTCATCACTGAGGATGGAGTGGAAAATCTCACATTTGTGCCGCGAAC TGTTGCGGAAATTGAAGAGCACATGGCAAATGGAGCTAATTTTAAACagatttaa
- the LOC123697473 gene encoding Golgi resident protein GCP60: MKVNPEKVSLEIDQGINESEERRWGLSLREVYKHGLAFYKDKEGKAMHLSYEDRLKLVAYTQQAAHGPLDVNSATPLGVLDVIGRDRRAAWQSLGQTSQTQAMAGFVHTIDRLCPLFRPYIEAIQKDLEDKKQQEMKKELDEKRHVELENRIILEEQKQTRTKLTEEQQVQRIKDALNAQSYEQFLQYAQQQFPGNFDQQAVLIRQLQDQHYQQYIQQLAVDERLANSNINCKEDLEKENIEVTKDCNSNETENILDNKSMQTLEKAEISDYNDESREDEGESEIDDGLPGVEEARMWTRSEVEEFKESARAHGGMLTVGHGETVTVRVPTHQRARSICWEFATDHYDIGFGLHFEWSKSPTTEVTVHVSESDDDDDGDDDDYGEEEYTIRGTDPEIGADKRVLANSRPLVSLVVPIYRRDCHTEVYAGSHTYPGEGVYLLKFDNTYSLWRSKTLYYKVYYIQ; this comes from the exons atgaaagtaaATCCAGAGAAAGTATCCTTGGAAATCGACCAAGGAATTAATGAAAGCGAAGAGAGAAGATGGGGCTTATCACTGCGTGAAGTTTATAAACATGGTCTAGCATTTTATAAAG ATAAAGAGGGCAAGGCAATGCACTTAAGTTATGAAGATAGATTAAAATTAGTGGCATATACACAACAGGCAGCTCATGGGCCGTTGGATGTTAATTCTGCGACACCATTGGGAGTTTTGGATGTTATAGGAAGAGATAGACGAGCAGCATGGCAGTCGCTGGGGCAGACGTCGCAAACACAGGCTATGGCCGGATTTGTGCATACAATAGACAG ATTATGTCCCTTGTTCAGACCATACATTGAAGCAATTCAGAAAGACCTTGAAGATAAAAAACAACAAGA gATGAAGAAAGAACTAGATGAAAAACGTCATGTAGAACTAGAAAATAGGATAATACTTGaagaacaaaaacaaacaagaaCTAAGCTAACAGAGGAGCAGCAAGT gCAAAGGATAAAAGACGCGCTCAACGCGCAGTCTTACGAACAGTTTTTGCAATATGCACAACAGCAGTTTCCAGGCAATTTCGATCAACAAGCCGTACTTATACGCCAATTGCAAGATCAACATTACCAGCAGTATATACAACAGTTGGCCGTAGATGAAAGACTAGCGAATTCTAATATAAATTGCAAAGAAGACTTGGAGAAAGAAAACATTGAAGTTACAAAGGATTGTAACTCGAatgaaactgaaaatattcTGGATAATAA ATCAATGCAAACACTGGAAAAAGCTGAAATAAGTGATTATAATGACGAATCAAGAGAAGATGAAGGTGAATCAGAAATTGATG ACGGTCTACCGGGCGTGGAAGAAGCACGTATGTGGACTCGCAGTGAAGTGGAAGAGTTCAAGGAATCGGCCCGTGCCCACGGCGGCATGTTGACCGTGGGCCACGGGGAGACGGTCACGGTCAGAGTGCCCACGCACCAGCGGGCCAGGTCCATTTGTTGGGAGTTTGCGACCGACCACTATGATATTG GTTTCGGTCTGCACTTTGAATGGAGCAAATCTCCCACAACTGAAGTGACAGTACACGTCTCTGAgtctgatgatgatgacgatggtgatgatgatgattatggTGAAGAAG AGTACACAATCCGTGGGACAGATCCAGAAATCGGTGCAGATAAAAGAGTTTTGGCGAACTCGAGGCCACTAGTTAGCCTCGTAGTCCCCATATACAGACGCGACTGTCACACTGag gTATATGCTGGTTCTCACACGTATCCCGGAGAAGGCGTCTATTTACTTAAGTTTGATAACACATACAGTTTATGGCGAtcgaaaactttatattataaagtttactacattcaataa